The Hydrotalea sp. genome segment GAGGAAGACCCCTATCTTATCACCATTCGTGATTTGGCGAGGGAATTAGGCCTATGGGTTCTGCTTGGTTCTTATTTATTGCGGGCACGTGGTGCCAACGACGACGATAAAAAATTTCACAACCGCTCGCTGTTGATTTCAGATAAGGGCGACATTGCGGCGCACTATGACAAGATTCACCTTTTCGATATTGATTTGGCCGATGGTGAATCCTATCGCGAATCATTGTCGGTGGTGGCGGGGCGCAATGTTGTAACCTGCGACGGGCCGTTTGACGCCGGCGAATTTGGCAAATTGGGCTTAACGATTTGTTACGACCTGCGCTTTCCCTATCTTTACCGCAAATTAAACCACATGGGGGCGGGGGTGATTTTTGTGCCGGCGGCCTTTACCGCCACCACCGGCGCGGCCCATTGGCATAGCTTGCTACGCGCCCGCGCGATTGAAAATGCCTGCTGGATAATCGCGCCGGCGCAAACCGGTCGCCACCCCGACGGGCGGCGCACATTTGGCCACAGCCTGGTGGTCGACCCCTGGGGGCGCGTCGTGGCCGAGGCAAAAAACAAATGCTTCAAAAAAAATCAATTGCTGGTGGTCGACCTTGATAGCAAGGCGATGAACCACGCGCGGGCGCAAATTCCCGCCTATCGCAGTTACCTTGATTATTCACTGGCGTAAAAACCGCCTTGTTTTTTTTGTTATAAGGTTAAAGGCCGCTGCCCCTCCTCTTTTATGAACACACAAAAAAAATTCTGGCAAACAAAAACCTTGCGCGAGATGAGCCAGCGCGAATGGGAATCGCTGTGCGATGGTTGCGGGCAATGTTGTTTGCATAAACTTGACGATGGCGCCGATATGATATTCAGCAATATATCCTGCCACATGCTGGACGGCCAAACCTGCCAATGCAAAAATTATAAGGAACGAAAAAAATTCGTGCCCGATTGCGTGCAATTAACGCCGCGCAAGGTTAAGACCATCGATTGGTTACCCGAAACCTGCGCCTATCGGTTGGTCGATGAAGGCAAGGATTTGCCCGATTGGCATCATTTGGTGTGCGGCGATAAAAACAAAGTGCATGAGGCGGGAATTTCCGCCCGCGGCAGAATTGTCAGCGAGCATGATATCAAGGAAAATATCCTGACCGCGATGGAACGCCCCGAGCACCAATTAAAAACGGCGCGCAAAAAAGAAAAACACCTTATACGCGATATTCTCACCAAGACCCACAAGACCACCGCCCGTTATTTTGGCAACGATTGACAATTAGCTTCGACAAGAAAATGCTACGAGGGGGTATTGCGCCCCCGTGGACTATTGTGTTGAGTTATGCGTATTTTTATTGTTTCGGACATCTATTTCCCCATGATTGGTGGTATGATTAATTTCACCCACCGACTGGCATGGTATTTAAAAAAACGTGGCCATATTATCAAGGTCATGGCCCTGTCTGAAACGCACCGCACCGAGGACCGGGTTATCGACGGGGTGCCGGTTGTTGGCATGGCGTCGTTTGCGCCGGGCATTTATAAAAAAAATTCTTTTCGCGTGGCGATTAACCTCGGCCTGAAAAAAAAGGTGGAAAAGGAAATCCATGCCTTCTCGCCCGATATCATCCATGTGCAGGGGCATTACCCGGTGGCGCGCACCGTTATCGCCCTGGCGAAGCAATATCATATACCAGTTATCGGCACCAACCATTCTATCCCCGAAAATATCATCCAT includes the following:
- a CDS encoding carbon-nitrogen hydrolase family protein — its product is MTDTPNNSPNNVMTNNMMANSTIDKKMGEEKTATNNNPGNNPTGNDSAGPDHSKPAATSTAPSATANRIAVAQICSGRNPKKNIALITKFIKRAKARGARLVAFPEVCNIMERDKNTAWNVLFYEEEDPYLITIRDLARELGLWVLLGSYLLRARGANDDDKKFHNRSLLISDKGDIAAHYDKIHLFDIDLADGESYRESLSVVAGRNVVTCDGPFDAGEFGKLGLTICYDLRFPYLYRKLNHMGAGVIFVPAAFTATTGAAHWHSLLRARAIENACWIIAPAQTGRHPDGRRTFGHSLVVDPWGRVVAEAKNKCFKKNQLLVVDLDSKAMNHARAQIPAYRSYLDYSLA
- a CDS encoding YcgN family cysteine cluster protein: MNTQKKFWQTKTLREMSQREWESLCDGCGQCCLHKLDDGADMIFSNISCHMLDGQTCQCKNYKERKKFVPDCVQLTPRKVKTIDWLPETCAYRLVDEGKDLPDWHHLVCGDKNKVHEAGISARGRIVSEHDIKENILTAMERPEHQLKTARKKEKHLIRDILTKTHKTTARYFGND